A window of Sutcliffiella cohnii contains these coding sequences:
- a CDS encoding TetR/AcrR family transcriptional regulator, protein MAREKKFSTEDLFQATNHLLLQHGYEGFTFSILADHLNVSRGALYKYYENKEELITDFMLYEMNLFLVELREIDHVDGFEEQFEFLIQLIFKNKSIHKLIEIGSSIPTNVSAKAKENRDKLDLLHLEMYKNLQGFIELGKKERMLKEDIPNGLLLGIIFQSIAIPNHFGVPYSIWVESIKEILSHGMFKKR, encoded by the coding sequence AGTTTTCAACGGAAGATTTGTTTCAAGCAACGAATCATTTACTTCTCCAACACGGATATGAAGGCTTTACGTTTAGTATTTTAGCAGATCATTTAAACGTGTCGAGAGGAGCGTTGTATAAATACTATGAAAATAAAGAAGAGCTTATCACCGATTTTATGCTATACGAAATGAATCTTTTTCTCGTTGAATTAAGAGAAATCGATCATGTGGACGGGTTTGAGGAGCAGTTTGAATTTTTAATTCAGTTGATATTTAAAAACAAATCTATTCATAAACTGATAGAAATAGGTAGTAGTATTCCGACAAATGTAAGCGCGAAAGCAAAAGAGAATCGTGATAAATTAGATCTTCTCCATTTAGAAATGTACAAAAACCTCCAAGGGTTCATTGAATTAGGTAAAAAAGAAAGGATGTTAAAAGAAGATATTCCGAATGGTCTATTGCTTGGGATTATCTTTCAAAGTATTGCTATACCTAATCATTTTGGTGTTCCATATTCGATTTGGGTGGAGTCAATAAAAGAAATTTTAAGTCACGGAATGTTCAAGAAAAGATAA